Genomic window (Ignavibacteriales bacterium):
AATTATTGTGAGCAATAAAAACTTTCCGCAAACTAAAAAAAATGTTTGAATTATCATAGCTGTTTTTATTGATTTTTTACAGACGCAATATATAGAATGGAGAGTGCAGAATGTAGAACGTAGAATGAAGAATTAAAAACAACTTTTGACTATTTATGAATTATCTCTCTTTTTAACTTTTTGCATTTACCTTTTACCTTTTTGACTTTTTCTTCGCGATAAGTATAATTCATCAAACATTTTTGTTACTCTTTGCTATAAAAATATTTATTTTCATTACTGATAAATCTAAAGTCTTTAACAAATTAGTGAGACTAAAATGAACAAGATAGTTTATTCCCCATTATTAATGCTTTTCATGGTTTCGTTTTTATATCCACAGTATCCCGATTATTACATTAAAAAAAATACATGGTATGAAACATTATTTCAATCAAGAGAAAAACTGCTGCTTACACAATTGCAGATGAATAAAACTAATCCGGTGGAGCTTGGAGTATGGTATAGTGTAAGTCCATTTGCAACATCACCCAATACTTCTTTTTCAACATCATTTGAACCGGAAAAAGAAATTGATTTAAAGAGATCATACTTAGATGGTAAACTGAAATGGAGTATAAAGAATGATTGGAAGGATGGAAAGGTAAATTATTTTGAACAGGTGGATAATTGTGTAAACTATCTTTTCCGTTTAATTACTACTAACAGAGATACTACAATTAAAGTTTACCTTGGTAGCGACGATGGAATTATTGTTTGGCTAAATGATGGAAAAATTTTGGAACATAATGAAAACCGCGGTGCGGCTCCAAATCAGGAAGTGATCGATCTTAATTTAAAAAAAGGGGAGAATAAATTTTTAATGAAGGTTAGCAATAATGCTGGACCAACAGCCTTTTATTTCTCAACTATCGAAAAAGATCCAAAGGATATAATTTGGGAGTTAATACAAAAAGATTTTAATTCAGGTAATGTTGTTCAGGAAATCACGTGGGAAAAAAGGGATAAGATTTGGGATGAAGATTGGCTCATAGGTGATTACAAGGAATTTGCAATGCGTTACGCAAATTCAATTATGAATGATTATTCTTTGCAATATAGTAAGGCAGAAAAAATATTAAACAAAGTAAAAAGTTTGAATGATATGTGGAAAGTGAGAGATATTTATACGAAAATCCGTACAGAAGAATATGTTGTACTTACACCAACAGCTTCTTCCAAACCCAAAATAAATGGAGCGAAAATATTCGGTGTTCGCCCTGATTCACCATTTCAATTTACAATTGCAGCAACCGGAAATAGACCAATAGAATTTTTTGCTGATGGTTTACCTTCCGGTTTAAAGTTAGAAAAAAAAACCGGCATTATAATCGGTTTGCTTAAAGAGAAAGGAGAATATGATGTTACACTAAAAGCAAAGAACCAGCTTGGTGTAGATGAAAGGAAATTAAAAATTATTGTTGGAGAAAAAATTGCATTAACGCCGCCGCTTGGATGGAATAGCTGGAATTGCTTTGCGGATGCTGTCGATGAGCAAAAAGTAAAAGCTGCTGCAGATGCGATGGTTAAAAGTGGATTGGCAAATCATGGCTGGACTTATATAAATATTGATGACTTCTGGGAGAATAAACCAGGTTCAAGTAACCCCGAACTTATGGGACCGGAAAGATTAACCGATGGCAGGATCATCACAAACAAAAAATTTCCGAATATGAAAAATCTTGGGGATTATATTCACAGCAAAGGTTTAAAGATGGGAATTTATTCTTCTCCCGGTCCTTTAACCTGCGGTGGTTGTGTCGGAAGTTATCAGCACGAAGAGCAAGATGCTTTTAGCTATTCAGAGTGGGGCGTTGATTACCTGAAGTATGACTGGTGTTCTTACGATGATATTGCAAAAGATGAAAGTCTAACCGAGTTGAAGAAACCTTATGAAGTGATGCGCTCAGCGTTAAATAAAGTAAACCGGGATATTGTTTACAGTCTCTGTCAGTACGGAATGGGAAATGTGTGGGAATGGGGTAATTATGTTGGAGGCAACTGCTGGCGAACTACAGGCGATATAACAGATACATGGGAAAGTATGTCATCAATTGGATTTAATCAGGTTGGGCACGAAAAATATGCAAAGCCTGGCAATTGGAACGATCCGGATATGCTTGTGGTTGGAATGGTTGGCTGGGGACCAAATCTTCATCCAACCAGGTTAAGTCCAAACGAACAATACACGCACATCAGTTTGTGGTGCTTGCTATCTTCTCCGCTCCTGATAGGCTGCGATATGACTCAGCTTGATGATTTTACTCTCGGATTATTAACCAATGATGAAGTGCTTGATGTAAATCAGGATATACTTGGAAAGCAGGCAGCAAGAGTGTCTAAAGTTGGCGATTTAGAAGTGTGGGTAAAAGATTTGGAAGACGAATCGAAAGCTGTTGGATTATTTAATCGAGGAACAAAGAAAGCGGAAGTAACTGCAAACTTTTCTGAGTTTGGATTAAATGGCAAGTGTTTAGTAAGAGATTTATGGCGGCAGAAAGATGTTGGAGTATTTGATAGTGCATACAGAAGTTTCGTTCCGAGTCACGGAGTTACTTTAGTAAAGATAAAGAAGATTTGATTCTAGGAAATCCCGTCATTTATGCCGAGATTTTTTTTATTCAATTCCAGAATTTTTTGATAAGTGCTTTCATCTTTTTATAATGTGAACCTTTCCAAAAAATTCTTTTACATACCGGGCATTGGAAAAATTCATTTTGAATTTCTTTTACCATTGGCGGCAGTTCGTTTTCAATATCAGATTTATGTACTTCTGTAAGTAAATTGTTGCATTCCAGACAGCGGGTGAATTCCTTTATTTCATTTTTCAAATCGAACCGCAGGATAATTTCTTTTACTTGTTCTACTGGATTATCATTTCTAATCCAGTAACCGTGAGTAATTTCATTTCGCTTTAAAATATTTCTATCCTTAGTAAGAATTGTTCTTTTTTCTTCCAAAGAACTATTTACCAATTCTTCTTTAAGGAAATTATTCCGATAGCTCGCATCAATACCAAGCATTCTTAAGTGCCGGGCTAACTTTCCAAGATGAACATCCAGAATAAACTTTGGCTCTCTTAATGGTTTATTACGAAGGTGTTGAATGCCAGAAATATCAATAGATTCAAACACCGGGTAAACACTGATGTCATCTTTATCCTGAACTAAATATTCAAAATCAACCGAGCAGCTATTAACAAGAATAAGATCAATTTGCGTATGAGGAACACCAAGAGATTCAATCATATCTTTAATAGAAGTTTGGTCTATGAACTCGTGAGTGAATTTGATTTTTCTTTTTTCGGCTGGAAGGAAATCATTCAGTTCTTCATAAAATCTAAAATAGGCTTTGTGGATCATCTTTATTTTAATAAAATAAATTTCTTTACATCAACATAATTGCCCGCTTTCAATCTGTAGATATAAATACCGCTTGGTAATCCCGCTGTGTGGTAGCTGGCATCGAAAGTTACTTTATAACTTCCCGATGATTTCTTTTCATCAACTAGTGTTGCAATTTCTTTTCCTAAAATATCAAATACTTTTAAGGATACATTGGACATTTCATTTCTGGCGTTTAATGGAACAGAATATTCTATTATTGTTGTCGAGTTAAATGGGTTTGGATAGTTTTGTGAAAGAAAAAATTGCTTTGGAGAAGATGAAATAAATTCCTCATCAACTTTAGTTGTAAGATCAAAAAAGTCAATAATCTTTTTTGCAACTTCCGTTCTTTTGCTTTGCGGATAGACGGTTTCGAACGGGAATCCGAAACAGACAAGTTTGCCAGGTGTGCTTCCACCTGTAAAAACTCCTTCAAAATAAATTCCTGCATAGCCAGCAGAAGTATCAACTCCAACATATTTTAGCAAACCAATCCCATTATTTACCGGCTTAACTACGTCCGGATATTTTACGTTTATTGTGCCCTGTGTTCCATTATCAAAATAAAAAGAGCTAATTCCGCTAAAGATGGAATTGATCAAAGGCTCGGTTTGATAAATCGTTCCGGCGGCACCATTAGGCGCATCTGCCGCATATTTTATTTTAAGAAAATTGTTGATGAAACTTTTATCGCTGGTAGTTCCTTTGTAATCCAGATCCCAGGCAACTTCACTTCCGGTAACAAATAGTTTTCCACCGTTGGAAAGAAAACTTTTTACTTTGGTTTGTTCTGCTACGCTGAATGTTTCATCAACTGTGCTTTCTTCTCCAAGGATATAGTCTGCGGCTGAGTAATCATTCAAATTAAATAATCCATCGATAATTGCGTTGTTGGTAGCTGAACAAAACGATTTGAAATTATTTTGATGAAATGCCGTTGCATGTTGCCGGATAAAATTAAATGTGTTTCCTGTAGAAGCTCTGTCGAATCCGTTAACAATAATCAACTTTGCATTAACTTCAGTTGAAGGAACGCCGGCTAATACCTCAGATGGGGGAGAATCACCGGCAGAATTGCTTGCAACAATTTTGATGAAGAATAAAGAATCGGTTTGAAGATTGGTGACTATTAAATTATCCGGTTGAAGTGTAACAGTTTTACCAAAGGTTAATCCATCTTTACCGATTTTTACTTTGTAAGTTTTTACTGATGTATCCGGTTTTACAATAATTCTTAAAGCAGTGCTTCCTTCAGTTTTAATACCGAATGATTGCGGTGTATATGGTATATTCAATTCCCTAAAATAACTTGGTTGATACATTTGTCCGGACTCATTGCTAAGAATTTTATATTTAACGGAATCTCTTAAAACATCTGAAACTGTAGTGAGCAAACTATCTATTATAATTTCCTTACTCAGGAGCCGAATACCGTGGCTGTAATCCACATAACTATCAATGTGTCCATTATAAACCGGTTGGATTGGTGTACCATCCAATTTATGCCAGCCGTAAATTACAACGTGGTTTGGTTTAGCTGGATCAACAATCTTGTTACTGATTACAACATCTTTTTTAATTCCTCCCACCACAACTCCAAGTGGTTTACCGGAAGAAATTCTTTGTTGTTCAATTGCCTGGTTGTGTTCAATAAATTTTGTTACAAGTTCGTTTGCATTACCAACCGGCAAGTAAGAAACTGGTGTAAGTTTTAAATCAGCGTTCAAATAAATATCATCAACAAGTTTTGGAGTTGGCATTGT
Coding sequences:
- a CDS encoding putative Ig domain-containing protein, producing MNKIVYSPLLMLFMVSFLYPQYPDYYIKKNTWYETLFQSREKLLLTQLQMNKTNPVELGVWYSVSPFATSPNTSFSTSFEPEKEIDLKRSYLDGKLKWSIKNDWKDGKVNYFEQVDNCVNYLFRLITTNRDTTIKVYLGSDDGIIVWLNDGKILEHNENRGAAPNQEVIDLNLKKGENKFLMKVSNNAGPTAFYFSTIEKDPKDIIWELIQKDFNSGNVVQEITWEKRDKIWDEDWLIGDYKEFAMRYANSIMNDYSLQYSKAEKILNKVKSLNDMWKVRDIYTKIRTEEYVVLTPTASSKPKINGAKIFGVRPDSPFQFTIAATGNRPIEFFADGLPSGLKLEKKTGIIIGLLKEKGEYDVTLKAKNQLGVDERKLKIIVGEKIALTPPLGWNSWNCFADAVDEQKVKAAADAMVKSGLANHGWTYINIDDFWENKPGSSNPELMGPERLTDGRIITNKKFPNMKNLGDYIHSKGLKMGIYSSPGPLTCGGCVGSYQHEEQDAFSYSEWGVDYLKYDWCSYDDIAKDESLTELKKPYEVMRSALNKVNRDIVYSLCQYGMGNVWEWGNYVGGNCWRTTGDITDTWESMSSIGFNQVGHEKYAKPGNWNDPDMLVVGMVGWGPNLHPTRLSPNEQYTHISLWCLLSSPLLIGCDMTQLDDFTLGLLTNDEVLDVNQDILGKQAARVSKVGDLEVWVKDLEDESKAVGLFNRGTKKAEVTANFSEFGLNGKCLVRDLWRQKDVGVFDSAYRSFVPSHGVTLVKIKKI
- a CDS encoding twitching motility protein PilT, with product MIHKAYFRFYEELNDFLPAEKRKIKFTHEFIDQTSIKDMIESLGVPHTQIDLILVNSCSVDFEYLVQDKDDISVYPVFESIDISGIQHLRNKPLREPKFILDVHLGKLARHLRMLGIDASYRNNFLKEELVNSSLEEKRTILTKDRNILKRNEITHGYWIRNDNPVEQVKEIILRFDLKNEIKEFTRCLECNNLLTEVHKSDIENELPPMVKEIQNEFFQCPVCKRIFWKGSHYKKMKALIKKFWN
- a CDS encoding T9SS type A sorting domain-containing protein; amino-acid sequence: MKIKLLINFKLVFSVFMLLTATKFFSQENSIREINSIYLSGFSVLPPFDEQVKNFLYDPEVKIQINAPSPEKFDINKPVGIALFALPNGNSTDWTFGKKLKAGDDWHYDIQHIGAQTRFLREHNLDYNLVTVYLETTQLSWPTWRSNHSNNAALIRNIVDSIKNIFADNNPFVVLTGHSGGGSFTFGFMNGGSTIPDYIERISFLDSDYNYDNNYGEKLLTWLNASPKHFLSVLAYNDSIALYNGLPVVSPTGGTWYRSKLMQNYFKNYFQFTSEENSDFIKYTALDGRIKFILKHNPERKILHTVQVELNGFIQGMVSGTSLEGVDYVYYGSRAYTQYVQSNLYQVKQLTIPARPAGAKTGTQFMQFVNNMSFDDRETEIFNEISKGNIPDFLRILRTNRSSFNDVNGALHKCYYQVMPDYLAIGSNDDFCRVPMGPKTAQKLATLFGATMPTPKLVDDIYLNADLKLTPVSYLPVGNANELVTKFIEHNQAIEQQRISSGKPLGVVVGGIKKDVVISNKIVDPAKPNHVVIYGWHKLDGTPIQPVYNGHIDSYVDYSHGIRLLSKEIIIDSLLTTVSDVLRDSVKYKILSNESGQMYQPSYFRELNIPYTPQSFGIKTEGSTALRIIVKPDTSVKTYKVKIGKDGLTFGKTVTLQPDNLIVTNLQTDSLFFIKIVASNSAGDSPPSEVLAGVPSTEVNAKLIIVNGFDRASTGNTFNFIRQHATAFHQNNFKSFCSATNNAIIDGLFNLNDYSAADYILGEESTVDETFSVAEQTKVKSFLSNGGKLFVTGSEVAWDLDYKGTTSDKSFINNFLKIKYAADAPNGAAGTIYQTEPLINSIFSGISSFYFDNGTQGTINVKYPDVVKPVNNGIGLLKYVGVDTSAGYAGIYFEGVFTGGSTPGKLVCFGFPFETVYPQSKRTEVAKKIIDFFDLTTKVDEEFISSSPKQFFLSQNYPNPFNSTTIIEYSVPLNARNEMSNVSLKVFDILGKEIATLVDEKKSSGSYKVTFDASYHTAGLPSGIYIYRLKAGNYVDVKKFILLK